One Chitinophagaceae bacterium C216 genomic window carries:
- the apbE gene encoding FAD:protein FMN transferase — MKVQKGVLLLFLSLLHFYANAQVQRTRDAYLMGGKFIITIVAGDSLTAERYIDTVIAEISRIEYLISDWKPETQISKVNQQAGIRPVKVDREVLELTEHAISMSRLTNGAFDISFAAMEKIWKFDGSEMKMPSKKVVKKARANVGYKNIIIDRDSSTIFLKRKGMKIGFGALGEGYAADKCRELMLQKGITAGIVNATGDVLTWGTRPDGTPWKIGVNDPFSNNKLIAAISWEGAATTSGNYEKYAIINGKRYAHIINPATGYPVSGLTSVTVLGPSAEQANAFSTSIMVLGVKKGLRMLKKFPDYKAIVITDKQEIITSPNFNLEQYKIHY, encoded by the coding sequence CGACGCCTATCTAATGGGGGGAAAGTTCATTATTACTATTGTTGCAGGAGACTCACTTACTGCCGAGCGATATATCGATACAGTTATAGCGGAAATTTCGCGTATCGAATATCTAATATCGGACTGGAAGCCCGAAACCCAGATTTCAAAAGTGAATCAACAGGCGGGTATCCGCCCTGTGAAGGTGGATCGAGAAGTGCTGGAACTTACTGAGCACGCTATTTCTATGTCGCGGTTAACAAATGGAGCTTTTGATATCAGTTTTGCCGCGATGGAAAAGATCTGGAAGTTTGACGGCAGCGAGATGAAAATGCCTTCCAAAAAGGTGGTGAAAAAAGCCAGAGCTAATGTGGGATATAAGAATATCATTATTGACAGGGATAGCAGTACGATTTTTCTGAAAAGAAAGGGTATGAAAATCGGCTTTGGGGCATTGGGTGAAGGATATGCGGCTGATAAGTGTAGGGAACTGATGTTGCAAAAAGGGATAACGGCAGGCATTGTAAATGCTACAGGAGATGTGCTGACCTGGGGTACACGCCCCGATGGAACTCCCTGGAAGATTGGGGTCAACGATCCTTTTAGTAATAATAAGCTTATAGCTGCCATTAGCTGGGAAGGTGCTGCAACAACCTCGGGCAACTATGAGAAGTATGCCATCATTAATGGCAAACGATATGCCCATATTATCAATCCGGCGACCGGATACCCCGTATCGGGGCTGACTAGTGTGACGGTATTAGGCCCCAGTGCTGAACAGGCTAATGCCTTCAGTACTTCGATAATGGTGTTAGGTGTGAAGAAAGGACTAAGGATGCTGAAAAAGTTTCCTGATTATAAAGCCATCGTTATTACCGATAAGCAAGAAATTATCACCAGCCCCAACTTTAACTTAGAACAGTATAAAATCCATTATTAA
- the gsiA gene encoding Glutathione import ATP-binding protein GsiA, translating into MSYPLLSIENLTVNFINDGAVHQAIKNISFTVNKGEIVALVGESGSGKSVTSLSILQLLPESTSQLASGRILFSEDGNTVKDITKISKQELQQIRGNTISMIFQEPMTSLNPVFTCGAQVSEALLLHKKISKKEARLQAISWFEKVKLPNPEAIYDRYPHQLSGGQKQRVMIAMAMCCRPSLLICDEPTTALDVTVQKSVLELIKELQQETGMGVIFITHDLGVVAQIADRAVVMYKGDIIEQGSVKDIFTNAQQPYTKALIACRPDNHKRGERLPVVSDFLHNDSFLTTSPPPSLHRTTTASSGQVLIKVKNLSVHYPNKKNWLGQPMSYVKAVDNISFEVYENETLGIVGESGCGKTTLGRTLLQLIPATEGNILYKEQNLRTYSPKQLRALRQHLQIVFQDPYSSLNPRKKIGHAIEEPLAVHGIIKDPTARKQRVIELLQKVGLQPEHYDRYPHEFSGGQRQRIVIARALALQPSFIICDESVSALDVSVQAQVLNLLNDLKKEFGFTIVFISHDLGVVRYFSDRIIVMNKGKIEEMGPADEIYEHPQSAYTQKLIDAIPHVAV; encoded by the coding sequence ATGTCGTATCCTTTATTATCCATAGAAAATCTCACCGTCAATTTTATAAACGATGGCGCTGTACATCAGGCCATAAAAAACATATCATTCACAGTTAATAAAGGCGAAATCGTTGCACTTGTAGGAGAAAGTGGTTCGGGTAAATCGGTCACCTCACTTTCCATCCTACAATTACTTCCCGAAAGTACTTCCCAGCTGGCTAGTGGAAGAATTTTGTTTAGTGAAGACGGTAATACAGTAAAGGATATTACAAAAATTAGCAAACAAGAACTGCAGCAGATACGGGGCAATACCATCTCGATGATTTTTCAGGAGCCTATGACCTCGCTGAATCCTGTATTCACTTGCGGAGCGCAAGTATCTGAAGCATTATTACTGCATAAAAAAATATCTAAAAAAGAAGCCCGACTACAGGCCATATCCTGGTTTGAAAAAGTAAAGTTACCTAATCCCGAGGCCATTTACGATCGCTATCCGCATCAGTTAAGTGGTGGACAGAAGCAAAGAGTCATGATTGCCATGGCTATGTGCTGTAGACCATCTCTACTCATATGCGATGAACCTACTACAGCACTAGATGTAACCGTTCAAAAAAGCGTATTGGAACTCATCAAAGAGCTACAGCAGGAAACGGGGATGGGTGTCATCTTTATCACTCACGACTTAGGCGTAGTAGCTCAAATAGCCGACAGAGCCGTAGTAATGTATAAAGGGGATATTATCGAACAGGGGTCAGTTAAAGATATATTTACCAACGCCCAACAGCCTTACACCAAGGCCCTGATAGCCTGCCGCCCCGACAATCATAAACGCGGAGAAAGATTGCCAGTGGTGAGTGATTTTTTACATAATGATTCTTTTTTGACTACGTCCCCTCCTCCATCCCTCCACCGCACCACTACTGCCAGTTCTGGTCAGGTGCTCATCAAAGTGAAAAATCTTTCCGTTCACTATCCTAATAAAAAAAATTGGTTAGGACAACCGATGTCTTATGTAAAAGCGGTGGACAATATCAGCTTTGAGGTATACGAAAACGAAACCTTAGGCATTGTTGGGGAAAGCGGTTGTGGCAAAACAACTTTAGGAAGAACACTACTGCAATTAATTCCTGCCACGGAAGGAAATATATTGTACAAAGAACAAAACCTTCGAACATATTCTCCCAAACAATTAAGAGCCTTAAGACAACATCTACAGATTGTATTTCAGGATCCCTACTCCTCTCTAAATCCACGTAAAAAAATAGGGCATGCCATCGAAGAACCGCTGGCTGTACACGGAATTATTAAAGATCCTACAGCAAGAAAACAAAGGGTAATTGAACTATTACAAAAAGTAGGATTACAGCCCGAGCACTATGACCGCTATCCACATGAGTTCAGTGGTGGGCAAAGACAACGCATTGTCATCGCTCGTGCCTTGGCATTACAGCCTTCTTTTATCATCTGTGATGAATCCGTATCTGCATTAGATGTTAGCGTGCAGGCTCAAGTGCTCAATCTACTTAACGACCTTAAGAAAGAATTCGGCTTTACTATTGTTTTTATTAGTCATGATCTGGGCGTGGTACGTTATTTTAGTGACCGCATTATTGTGATGAATAAAGGGAAAATAGAGGAAATGGGGCCTGCTGATGAAATTTATGAACACCCTCAATCCGCTTACACTCAAAAGCTCATTGATGCAATTCCCCATGTAGCAGTGTAG
- the amn gene encoding AMP nucleosidase → MKTKQEIVQNWLPRYTGEKLENFGKYVLLTNFSNYVNMFAAWNKVEVVGRDRPMQCATADNITIINFGMGSPTAATIMDLLTAVKPEAVLFLGKCGGLKKRNKVGDLILPIAAIRGEGTSNDYFPPEVPALPAFALQKAVSTSIREAQTDYWTGTVYSTNRRVWEHDEKFKEYLKKIRAYAIDMETATIFSVGFYNKIPTGALLLVSDSPMIPEGVKTEDSDRKVTENFVELHLKIGINSLKQLIENRQTIRHLKF, encoded by the coding sequence ATGAAGACTAAACAAGAAATTGTACAAAATTGGTTACCGCGCTACACCGGTGAAAAGTTAGAAAATTTCGGGAAATACGTTCTACTCACCAATTTCAGCAACTACGTAAACATGTTTGCCGCTTGGAACAAGGTGGAAGTAGTGGGTAGAGACCGACCTATGCAATGCGCCACTGCGGACAACATTACCATTATTAACTTTGGTATGGGTAGTCCCACCGCAGCCACTATTATGGACCTCCTCACTGCCGTAAAGCCTGAAGCAGTACTATTCTTAGGCAAATGTGGCGGTTTAAAAAAACGTAACAAAGTAGGTGACCTAATATTACCTATTGCTGCCATACGAGGAGAGGGAACGTCAAACGATTATTTTCCGCCCGAAGTACCGGCATTACCCGCATTCGCCTTGCAAAAAGCCGTTAGTACCTCGATTCGAGAAGCCCAGACCGATTACTGGACAGGCACCGTATATAGTACCAACCGCAGAGTATGGGAACATGACGAAAAGTTTAAGGAATACTTGAAGAAAATACGCGCCTACGCCATCGATATGGAAACCGCCACTATCTTTTCAGTAGGATTCTACAACAAGATACCCACAGGTGCGCTACTATTGGTAAGTGATTCACCTATGATTCCGGAAGGAGTAAAAACCGAAGATAGCGACCGAAAGGTAACCGAAAACTTCGTAGAGCTTCATCTTAAAATTGGCATCAACTCCTTAAAACAACTTATTGAAAACCGTCAGACAATAAGACACCTGAAGTTCTAA
- the mmgB gene encoding putative 3-hydroxybutyryl-CoA dehydrogenase has product MINNVAVIGAGTMGNGIAHVFAQHNFHVTLIDISSQQLEKALATISKNLDRQITKGQITEAEKQSALQNIVISTDIDQGVAAAHLVVEAATENENLKLQIFRQIDAIAPQDCILATNTSSISITKIAAATQRPQQVIGMHFMNPVPVMKLVEVINGYHTSSYVTGTIVELSKQLGKIPALANDYPGFVANRILMPMINEAIYTLQEGVADVEAIDTIMKLGMAHPMGPLQLADFIGLDVCLSIMKVLHEGFGDPKYAPCPLLVNMVHAGRLGVKTGEGFYVYTPGSKELVVSEKFRK; this is encoded by the coding sequence ATGATCAACAACGTTGCTGTCATAGGGGCTGGCACTATGGGAAACGGTATTGCGCATGTTTTTGCTCAACACAATTTTCATGTAACACTTATTGACATCTCCTCTCAACAGCTAGAAAAGGCTCTGGCCACTATTTCAAAAAATTTGGACCGACAGATAACTAAAGGGCAGATTACGGAGGCAGAGAAACAATCCGCCTTACAAAACATTGTAATAAGTACCGATATTGATCAAGGCGTGGCAGCAGCGCATCTCGTAGTGGAAGCCGCTACAGAAAATGAAAACCTGAAGCTGCAAATATTTAGGCAAATAGATGCTATAGCGCCGCAGGACTGCATATTAGCTACCAATACATCGTCCATATCCATTACCAAAATTGCCGCAGCCACCCAACGGCCGCAACAGGTGATCGGCATGCACTTTATGAACCCCGTACCGGTGATGAAACTGGTGGAGGTTATCAATGGGTATCACACCAGCAGTTATGTTACAGGCACCATTGTGGAACTAAGCAAGCAGCTAGGTAAAATTCCGGCTCTGGCCAATGATTATCCTGGCTTTGTTGCCAATCGTATTTTAATGCCGATGATTAACGAAGCCATTTATACACTTCAGGAAGGTGTAGCTGATGTAGAAGCTATTGATACGATTATGAAACTAGGCATGGCACACCCGATGGGACCTTTACAGCTGGCCGATTTTATCGGACTAGATGTATGTTTATCTATTATGAAAGTACTGCACGAAGGCTTCGGAGATCCCAAATATGCCCCTTGCCCACTATTAGTCAACATGGTGCACGCGGGACGGCTAGGTGTAAAAACAGGCGAAGGCTTTTATGTATACACACCCGGCAGTAAGGAACTAGTGGTGAGTGAGAAATTCAGGAAGTGA
- a CDS encoding Ribonuclease, producing the protein MRNRWVTFSTLFLVFLALYAFLKKGHDGVLPYGGAISDPITDTIAIDELTREDVVVPYVRMHKKLPDYYVTKSEARKRGWIASEGNLCEVLPGKAIGGDVFANREGQLPKAAKRVWYEADLNYRCGRRNAHRLLYSNDGLIYVTYDHYKNFEKR; encoded by the coding sequence ATGCGTAATAGATGGGTAACATTTTCGACCCTTTTTCTGGTATTTCTGGCTTTGTATGCTTTTTTGAAAAAAGGCCATGATGGGGTCTTACCTTATGGTGGAGCTATTAGCGATCCAATAACGGATACGATAGCTATTGATGAGTTAACGAGAGAGGATGTGGTAGTGCCCTATGTGCGCATGCATAAAAAATTGCCGGATTATTATGTTACCAAAAGTGAGGCCCGGAAGCGGGGTTGGATAGCATCGGAAGGAAATTTGTGCGAAGTGTTGCCTGGTAAGGCTATAGGCGGCGATGTATTTGCCAATAGGGAAGGCCAACTGCCCAAGGCTGCCAAGCGAGTTTGGTATGAAGCCGATTTGAATTATCGTTGTGGCAGAAGAAATGCGCATCGTTTATTATACTCCAACGATGGGTTGATATATGTTACTTACGATCACTACAAAAATTTTGAAAAAAGATGA
- a CDS encoding Barstar, which translates to MKKVAFDFERIGTLSDFYKMAQSQLELPSHFGNNLDALWDCITGDIALPIEVKFINMSMNQLETFDRLIQLFEEAAEQLGDDFSFEYYLKAVG; encoded by the coding sequence ATGAAGAAGGTAGCATTCGATTTTGAACGTATCGGTACCCTAAGTGATTTTTATAAAATGGCTCAAAGTCAGCTGGAACTGCCTTCTCATTTCGGAAATAATCTGGATGCGTTATGGGACTGTATTACCGGCGATATCGCCTTGCCGATTGAGGTTAAGTTTATCAATATGTCCATGAATCAGCTGGAAACCTTCGATAGGTTGATTCAACTTTTTGAGGAGGCCGCAGAACAACTGGGCGATGATTTCTCTTTCGAATATTATTTGAAAGCAGTGGGATAA
- the mdtA_2 gene encoding Multidrug resistance protein MdtA, with protein MSKRWQKILIIGAAVLAAIFLFAGNFGSNRKLINITAEEATVRSITETVTASGQVYPEVEVKISPDISGEIIELNVEEGDSVTRGQILARIYADVYALQRDEAAARVSQSMATVANSKAALGALKANLEQAELQYKRNKQLYDDKVISKAEFEQHETNLATAKANYEAALENIRSLEASVRSSQTGLTSADKTLSRATIVAPTSGIVSSLKVKKGERVVGTAQMAGTEMMTIADMNTIEVRVDVGENDIVKVNIGDVADVEIDAYNDRKFKGVVTKIASSVKSALAGTTTTNDVTNYEVRIRLDKSSYQDLLDASKGKKFPFLPGMNARVEIKTKQKDNVVSVPIAAVNARIKGSDKSVAESQKEKADNSDAEENSSENDLEEVVFIVTKDNVVKKQIVKTGIQDINYIEVTQGLKAGDLVATGPYSVVSQTLKDGDKVKVVPKEKLFDKK; from the coding sequence GTGAGTAAACGTTGGCAGAAAATATTAATCATCGGAGCAGCTGTACTAGCAGCTATTTTCCTATTTGCCGGAAATTTTGGAAGCAATCGTAAACTCATCAACATTACGGCAGAGGAAGCAACAGTACGATCCATCACCGAAACCGTAACTGCAAGTGGGCAGGTGTATCCCGAAGTTGAGGTAAAAATAAGTCCGGATATCAGCGGTGAGATTATTGAATTGAACGTAGAAGAAGGTGATAGTGTAACAAGAGGGCAAATCCTGGCACGCATATATGCCGATGTATATGCGTTACAGAGAGACGAAGCGGCAGCAAGAGTTAGCCAGTCTATGGCCACTGTAGCCAATAGTAAAGCCGCATTAGGTGCTTTAAAGGCCAATCTAGAACAGGCAGAACTTCAGTACAAACGCAACAAACAGTTATACGACGATAAAGTAATCTCCAAAGCCGAGTTCGAGCAGCACGAAACCAATCTAGCTACAGCCAAAGCTAATTACGAAGCTGCACTGGAAAACATCCGCAGCCTAGAAGCTAGTGTACGCTCTTCCCAAACCGGCCTTACATCGGCCGATAAAACGCTGAGCCGTGCTACCATTGTTGCGCCCACAAGCGGTATTGTATCTTCTTTAAAGGTAAAGAAAGGTGAAAGAGTAGTAGGTACAGCCCAGATGGCCGGTACCGAAATGATGACCATTGCCGATATGAATACCATTGAGGTAAGAGTAGATGTGGGTGAAAACGATATTGTAAAGGTAAATATTGGCGATGTAGCCGATGTGGAAATTGATGCTTATAATGATAGAAAATTTAAAGGTGTGGTTACTAAAATTGCCAGTAGTGTGAAGTCTGCTTTGGCAGGAACAACCACAACGAACGATGTAACCAATTATGAAGTACGAATACGTTTGGATAAATCATCGTACCAGGATCTGTTGGATGCATCCAAAGGTAAAAAGTTTCCCTTCCTGCCGGGAATGAATGCAAGAGTTGAAATCAAAACCAAACAAAAAGATAATGTAGTGTCTGTACCTATTGCAGCAGTAAATGCACGCATTAAAGGCAGTGATAAAAGCGTGGCTGAATCCCAAAAAGAAAAAGCTGATAATAGCGATGCCGAAGAAAACAGCTCTGAAAATGATTTGGAAGAAGTAGTGTTTATCGTAACCAAAGATAATGTCGTAAAAAAACAGATTGTCAAAACCGGTATTCAGGATATTAATTATATAGAAGTTACGCAAGGACTAAAAGCCGGAGATCTTGTGGCTACAGGACCTTATAGCGTTGTTAGCCAAACCCTCAAGGATGGGGATAAAGTAAAAGTAGTTCCAAAAGAAAAACTTTTCGATAAAAAATAA
- the dnaE gene encoding DNA polymerase III subunit alpha — protein MKFSHLHVHTQYSLLDGAASISNLYKKAIADGMPALAISDHGNMFGVFQFVAEAYKNLDDNGKPKVKPVVGCEFYLVENRHEKIFTKDKKDKRYHQIFLAKNEQGYKSLTKLTSLGFIEGLYGKYPRIDKELILQYHEGLIATTCCLGASVPQAILRKGEAEAEKEFKWWLDLFGEDYYVELQRHDIPDQEKVNQVLLKFAAKYNVPVIASNDAHYVDREDFNAHDILLCINTGEKQSTPAYRGDFSDEEVNMKNMRFAFANDQFYFKTTQEMTELFHDIPEAIDNTNAIVDKVELLDLKRNILLPNFPVPDEFKIHKQDEKTDKGVVSADSLNQWEYLKHLTYEGAQKRYGSLTPEVKERIDFELFTIKTMGFAGYFLIVSDFIKAGREQGVFIGPGRGSAAGSVVAYCIGITNIDPIKYNLLFERFLNPDRKSMPDIDTDFDDEGRQKVIDYVVQKYGKNQVAQIITYGTMAAKMSIKDVARVMDLPLPESNALAKLVPEKPGISLKRVLHAPLTSKDGEKSLSEKEGLGSDDLENVKKLREIYNSDTLQGRVLHEAEILEGSVRNTGIHAAGIIIAPKDLTELMPVSTAKDSDLWVTQIEGSVIEEAGVIKMDFLGLKTLTIIKDALEMIKLNHGVDINIDAIPLDDEKTYKLYQRGETNGTFQFESAGMQKYLRELKPDRFDDLIAMNALYRPGPMAYIPNYIDRKHGREEVVYDLPEMEEYLKETYGITVYQEQVMLLSQKLAGFSKGDADVLRKAMGKKQKAVLDKMKKQFIDGAVKNGHPIDVLEKIWSDWEAFAQYAFNKSHSTCYAFVAYQTAYLKAHYPSEYMAAVLNHAGSLEKITFFMEECKRMGLKVLGPDINESRKGFTVNKKGEIRFGLGGLKGVGEAAVESIIEERQKGPYTSIFDLVKRVNLRTVNKKTMESLAYAGAFDCFKEVHRAQYFFTPPNDNTNGLEKIIKYGQVCQTQAQTQTNTLFGDLGTSMEIEPPKIPDCSPWPLVVQLGKEKEVTGVFISGHPLDDYRFEMEYYGITPIAHVNEYKLKEPEEIKSSKVFRVMGLVSDAQHRISKTGSKFGSFVIEDYSGKLELMLFSEDYIKFAQLLQPDNIVFIQGYYKQRFNGEFDFKISSICLAESVKKNFTKGLTIQLPAADVTNEMIQFMHQNLRVHRGSAKLTFSIVDEEDGLQIELLSNGKGFEMNNELIEFLSNQVNWQIKVDYN, from the coding sequence ATGAAGTTTTCGCATTTGCACGTACATACACAATATTCACTACTGGACGGAGCAGCTTCCATCTCCAACCTGTATAAAAAAGCTATTGCCGACGGTATGCCTGCACTGGCTATCAGCGATCACGGTAATATGTTCGGCGTCTTCCAGTTTGTGGCAGAAGCTTACAAAAATTTAGACGATAACGGAAAGCCCAAGGTGAAACCTGTAGTGGGATGTGAGTTTTATCTGGTTGAAAACAGGCACGAAAAAATTTTTACCAAGGATAAAAAGGATAAAAGATATCATCAGATATTCTTAGCAAAGAACGAGCAGGGGTATAAAAGTTTAACCAAACTTACCTCACTCGGATTTATTGAAGGCTTGTACGGAAAATATCCTCGTATCGACAAGGAGCTGATTTTACAATATCATGAAGGATTGATTGCTACTACATGCTGCCTAGGGGCATCAGTACCACAGGCCATTTTGAGAAAAGGAGAGGCAGAAGCTGAAAAAGAATTTAAGTGGTGGCTGGATTTGTTTGGAGAGGACTATTATGTAGAGTTGCAAAGGCACGATATTCCCGATCAAGAAAAAGTAAATCAGGTGCTCTTAAAGTTTGCTGCTAAATACAATGTTCCCGTTATTGCCAGCAATGATGCACATTATGTCGATCGGGAAGATTTTAACGCGCATGATATTTTGCTGTGTATCAATACTGGTGAAAAGCAGTCTACACCTGCTTATCGGGGAGATTTCTCAGATGAGGAGGTGAACATGAAAAACATGCGCTTTGCTTTTGCAAATGACCAGTTCTATTTTAAGACCACACAGGAAATGACGGAACTCTTTCACGATATTCCTGAGGCTATTGATAATACCAATGCTATTGTGGATAAGGTAGAGCTATTGGATTTGAAGCGTAACATTCTGCTCCCCAACTTTCCTGTACCGGATGAATTTAAGATTCATAAACAGGATGAAAAAACGGACAAGGGAGTGGTATCGGCCGATTCGCTGAACCAATGGGAGTATCTGAAACATCTTACTTATGAAGGCGCTCAGAAACGCTATGGATCTTTAACGCCCGAAGTAAAGGAGCGTATCGACTTTGAACTGTTTACCATCAAAACCATGGGCTTTGCCGGTTACTTCCTTATCGTAAGTGACTTCATCAAAGCCGGTAGGGAGCAGGGGGTGTTTATAGGCCCAGGACGGGGTTCAGCAGCAGGTTCTGTAGTAGCCTATTGTATTGGTATTACTAATATCGACCCGATAAAGTATAATCTACTGTTTGAGCGTTTCCTCAACCCCGACCGTAAAAGCATGCCCGATATCGATACCGACTTTGATGATGAGGGTCGTCAGAAAGTAATTGATTATGTAGTACAGAAATACGGTAAAAACCAGGTGGCACAAATCATTACTTATGGTACCATGGCCGCTAAAATGAGTATCAAGGACGTGGCGCGCGTAATGGATTTGCCTTTGCCTGAATCGAATGCATTGGCGAAGCTGGTTCCCGAAAAACCGGGTATCAGTCTTAAACGTGTATTACATGCACCCTTAACTTCCAAAGACGGCGAGAAATCGCTGAGTGAAAAAGAAGGATTAGGCTCCGACGACCTAGAAAATGTAAAAAAACTCAGAGAAATATATAATAGCGATACCCTGCAGGGAAGGGTACTACACGAAGCCGAAATTTTGGAAGGCTCTGTACGGAATACAGGTATCCACGCTGCGGGTATTATCATTGCGCCCAAAGACCTTACTGAGTTGATGCCGGTGAGTACAGCTAAGGACTCTGATCTTTGGGTAACACAGATTGAAGGTAGTGTAATTGAAGAGGCCGGGGTAATTAAGATGGACTTCCTTGGGCTTAAAACCCTTACCATTATTAAAGATGCTCTGGAGATGATTAAATTGAACCACGGAGTGGATATCAATATTGATGCTATTCCGCTGGATGATGAAAAAACCTATAAACTATATCAAAGAGGCGAAACCAACGGTACATTCCAGTTCGAAAGTGCCGGTATGCAGAAATACTTGCGTGAGCTGAAGCCCGACCGCTTCGACGACCTTATTGCCATGAACGCCTTGTATCGTCCAGGTCCTATGGCGTATATTCCTAACTATATCGATCGTAAGCATGGCCGCGAAGAAGTGGTGTACGACTTGCCGGAGATGGAAGAATATTTGAAAGAAACCTATGGCATTACCGTTTACCAAGAGCAGGTGATGCTATTGAGTCAGAAACTGGCCGGCTTTAGTAAGGGTGATGCGGATGTACTGCGTAAGGCGATGGGTAAAAAACAAAAAGCCGTACTGGATAAGATGAAGAAACAGTTCATCGATGGTGCGGTGAAGAACGGGCATCCTATCGACGTACTGGAAAAAATTTGGTCCGACTGGGAAGCTTTTGCGCAATATGCGTTCAACAAGTCTCACTCTACCTGCTATGCTTTTGTGGCTTATCAGACAGCATACCTGAAAGCACACTATCCTAGCGAATACATGGCCGCTGTACTGAACCATGCGGGATCGTTAGAAAAAATTACCTTCTTTATGGAAGAGTGTAAGCGTATGGGACTAAAAGTGCTGGGACCGGATATCAACGAATCGAGAAAAGGGTTTACCGTAAATAAAAAAGGTGAAATTCGTTTTGGTCTCGGTGGATTGAAGGGCGTGGGAGAAGCTGCCGTGGAAAGCATTATTGAAGAACGGCAAAAAGGGCCCTATACCTCCATATTTGATTTGGTAAAACGTGTCAACCTTCGTACGGTAAATAAAAAAACCATGGAGAGCCTGGCCTATGCCGGTGCTTTCGATTGCTTTAAAGAAGTACACAGGGCACAGTATTTCTTTACTCCGCCGAATGATAATACCAACGGACTAGAGAAGATTATCAAGTATGGTCAGGTTTGTCAAACCCAGGCACAGACGCAGACCAATACATTGTTCGGTGACCTAGGCACATCAATGGAAATTGAGCCGCCCAAAATTCCGGATTGTTCCCCATGGCCTTTGGTGGTGCAGCTGGGTAAAGAGAAGGAGGTTACAGGCGTATTTATTAGTGGTCATCCCTTGGATGATTATCGATTTGAAATGGAGTATTACGGTATTACGCCCATTGCACATGTAAATGAATATAAACTGAAAGAACCGGAAGAAATAAAATCTTCCAAAGTTTTTCGAGTTATGGGATTGGTGAGCGACGCGCAACATCGTATCTCCAAAACAGGAAGCAAGTTCGGTAGTTTTGTGATCGAGGATTATAGCGGGAAACTTGAATTGATGCTGTTTTCGGAGGATTATATCAAGTTTGCTCAATTGCTACAGCCCGATAACATTGTATTTATCCAGGGTTACTATAAACAAAGATTTAACGGAGAGTTCGATTTTAAAATTTCCTCCATTTGTCTGGCCGAAAGTGTGAAGAAAAATTTTACCAAAGGCCTGACGATTCAGCTGCCTGCCGCTGATGTTACAAATGAGATGATACAATTCATGCATCAAAATCTTAGAGTTCACAGAGGTTCGGCGAAACTCACTTTTTCCATTGTTGATGAGGAAGATGGCTTGCAAATAGAGCTGTTGTCTAATGGAAAGGGGTTTGAGATGAACAATGAGCTGATTGAATTTTTGTCAAACCAAGTGAACTGGCAGATAAAAGTAGACTATAACTAA